A region from the Candidatus Thiothrix putei genome encodes:
- the rho gene encoding transcription termination factor Rho: MNLSELKKKSAAEVFEMAQAMGIESISRTRKQDIIFALLKANAANNVDIHGDGVLEILQDGFGFLRSDDSSYLAGADDIYVSPSQIRRFGLRTGDTVSGKIRPPKDNERYFALLKVDTINFEPPESARNKIAFENLTPLHADERMRMERGNGSREDITARVIDIVAPFGKGQRGLIIAPPKAGKTIMLQNIAQSIASNYPDSYLIVLLIDERPEEVTEMSRMVQGEVVSSTFDEPAARHVQVAEMVIEKAKRLVEHKRDVVILLDSITRLARAYNTVVPSSGKVLTGGVDANALHRPKRFFGAARNIEEGGSLTIIATALIDTGSKMDEVIYEEFKGTGNMEIHLDRRISEKRVFPAININRSGTRREELLTTQDELQTLWVLRKFLHGMDDLEAMELLFDKLSKTKTNSEFFDVMRRG, encoded by the coding sequence ATGAACCTGTCTGAACTAAAAAAGAAATCTGCCGCCGAAGTCTTCGAAATGGCTCAAGCCATGGGTATCGAGAGTATCTCCCGTACTCGTAAACAAGACATCATTTTTGCTTTGCTGAAAGCTAATGCCGCCAATAATGTCGATATTCATGGTGACGGCGTACTGGAAATTCTCCAAGATGGTTTCGGTTTTCTGCGTTCTGATGATTCCAGCTATCTTGCGGGCGCAGATGACATCTATGTATCACCTAGCCAAATCCGCCGTTTTGGTTTGCGCACCGGTGATACGGTATCAGGTAAAATTCGTCCACCTAAGGATAACGAACGTTACTTTGCGCTATTGAAAGTTGATACGATCAACTTTGAGCCACCGGAAAGTGCGCGTAATAAAATTGCGTTTGAAAATCTCACGCCCCTACATGCTGATGAGAGGATGCGGATGGAGCGAGGTAACGGTAGCCGTGAAGACATTACTGCTCGCGTTATTGATATCGTAGCTCCTTTCGGTAAAGGCCAGCGGGGGCTGATTATCGCACCGCCCAAAGCCGGTAAAACCATCATGCTGCAAAATATTGCGCAGAGCATCGCTTCCAATTACCCGGACAGTTACCTGATCGTTTTGCTGATTGACGAGCGCCCGGAAGAGGTGACTGAAATGTCGCGTATGGTGCAAGGTGAGGTGGTATCTTCTACCTTCGATGAACCTGCTGCACGCCATGTACAAGTTGCTGAAATGGTTATTGAAAAAGCTAAGCGTTTGGTTGAGCACAAGCGTGACGTGGTAATCTTGCTGGATTCCATTACGCGTTTGGCGCGTGCTTACAATACTGTCGTGCCATCTTCCGGCAAAGTGTTAACCGGTGGTGTGGATGCCAATGCTTTACATCGCCCGAAACGTTTCTTTGGTGCAGCACGTAATATCGAAGAAGGTGGTAGTTTAACTATCATTGCAACGGCGCTGATTGATACCGGCTCCAAGATGGATGAGGTTATCTACGAGGAGTTCAAAGGTACGGGTAATATGGAAATCCATCTGGATCGCCGTATTTCTGAAAAGCGTGTGTTCCCTGCGATCAATATCAACCGTTCCGGTACACGTCGCGAAGAGTTGCTTACTACGCAAGACGAACTGCAAACGTTGTGGGTGTTGCGTAAGTTCTTACACGGTATGGATGATCTGGAGGCAATGGAATTGCTGTTTGATAAGTTGTCGAAGACCAAAACGAACAGTGAGTTCTTTGATGTGATGCGTCGCGGCTAA
- the trxA gene encoding thioredoxin TrxA, which produces MSNDIIYLSDATFDQEVLKSSVPVLVDYWAEWCGPCKMIAPLLDEIATEFAGKLKVAKLNIDDNKAVPPRYGIRGIPTLMLFKNGEVEATKVGALSKSQLTAFLNQSL; this is translated from the coding sequence GTGAGTAATGACATTATTTACCTTTCCGATGCCACTTTCGATCAAGAAGTGCTGAAATCCAGTGTACCAGTACTGGTTGACTACTGGGCTGAATGGTGTGGGCCATGCAAAATGATTGCACCCTTGCTAGATGAAATTGCCACTGAGTTCGCTGGCAAATTAAAAGTAGCTAAGCTGAATATTGATGACAATAAAGCTGTACCACCGCGCTACGGTATCCGTGGTATTCCGACGCTGATGCTGTTTAAGAATGGTGAGGTGGAGGCAACCAAGGTTGGTGCTTTATCCAAGTCACAGTTAACGGCATTTTTGAACCAAAGCCTTTAA
- a CDS encoding DUF3108 domain-containing protein, giving the protein MKRLIVAASLALWVSAGAAAPTAFQANYTVTAKGIEMGTMSASLRYDGDAYTYQKLTKANGLAALLSGDTLTERSTGTKKADTLIPEHYLHHHQNKRKDKKDQLSFTSPTKVEGTFDGNAYQLNVPKGTLDIAALELHVMDALATNKPLNYQVVSKGKLQDYRLRKTGKETLEVPAGTYECEKVEVIHNSKERQTTLWLAPSLNYAIVQVRHAEEGEIIETRLSQYR; this is encoded by the coding sequence ATGAAACGTTTGATTGTTGCCGCAAGCTTGGCCTTATGGGTATCAGCAGGGGCTGCGGCACCAACTGCCTTCCAGGCAAACTATACCGTCACTGCCAAAGGTATCGAGATGGGAACCATGTCTGCCAGCCTACGCTATGACGGCGATGCGTATACTTACCAAAAACTTACTAAGGCCAATGGTCTAGCCGCGTTGCTGAGTGGCGATACCCTTACCGAACGTAGTACCGGTACAAAAAAGGCTGACACGCTCATCCCGGAACACTACCTTCATCATCACCAAAACAAGCGCAAAGATAAAAAAGACCAGTTGAGCTTTACCAGCCCCACGAAAGTGGAGGGTACATTTGATGGCAACGCCTACCAACTAAACGTTCCGAAAGGCACGTTAGATATAGCTGCATTAGAATTGCATGTAATGGATGCGCTCGCAACCAATAAACCTCTCAACTACCAAGTAGTTAGCAAGGGTAAGTTACAAGATTATCGCTTACGTAAAACCGGAAAAGAAACCTTGGAGGTTCCAGCAGGCACATACGAATGCGAAAAAGTCGAAGTCATCCACAACAGCAAAGAACGTCAAACGACATTATGGCTGGCTCCCTCCTTAAATTATGCGATCGTGCAAGTGCGCCACGCAGAAGAGGGTGAAATCATTGAGACACGTCTATCGCAATACCGCTAA
- a CDS encoding response regulator transcription factor — MNLINPPINVESNRQILLVDDDLLLHKLLAEYLLGHHYHLHTLPNGEGISNFCQHQQPDIILLDIMMPGEDGIHWLKWLKANHSTIPVMLLSAKKSAQERLQGLEVGADDYLTKPFHPKELLIRMHNIMRHQPVKHIQTIKIGSNVFDPEQEKLERDNTIIKLTAQETSLLRFLCQNAGQILTRDAISHAINGNDYHPLNRSIDMTINRLRKKLGDDAHSPQYLRTIWRKGYRLTLNT, encoded by the coding sequence ATGAACCTCATCAATCCCCCGATAAATGTTGAAAGCAATCGTCAGATTCTGCTCGTCGATGATGATCTTCTGCTGCATAAGCTATTAGCGGAGTATTTGCTTGGACATCATTACCACCTTCACACTCTGCCTAACGGTGAAGGGATCAGTAACTTTTGCCAACACCAACAACCTGACATCATTTTACTTGACATTATGATGCCCGGCGAAGACGGCATACACTGGCTGAAGTGGCTAAAAGCAAATCACTCCACTATCCCCGTCATGCTATTATCGGCCAAAAAATCAGCACAAGAACGCCTGCAAGGGCTAGAAGTTGGTGCTGACGACTACCTAACGAAACCCTTTCATCCGAAAGAACTGCTGATTCGTATGCACAACATCATGCGTCACCAACCCGTTAAACACATACAAACGATCAAAATTGGCAGCAATGTGTTCGACCCTGAACAAGAAAAGTTAGAACGTGATAACACCATTATCAAACTCACCGCTCAGGAAACCAGCCTACTACGCTTTCTCTGCCAGAATGCCGGACAAATTTTGACGCGAGATGCCATCTCCCATGCCATTAACGGCAACGACTATCATCCCCTCAACCGCAGCATCGACATGACCATCAATCGTTTACGCAAAAAACTAGGAGATGATGCGCATTCCCCCCAGTATTTACGCACCATTTGGCGGAAGGGCTATCGTTTAACACTGAATACATAG
- the rph gene encoding ribonuclease PH translates to MRPSERAPDQMRTVKFTRNYTCHAEGSVLVEFGNTKVLCTATVEDRLPGWLKGKGQGWVTAEYGMLPRATGSRTAREATKGKQGGRTMEIQRLIGRALRAVVDLEALGEFQITIDCDVIQADGGTRTASISGAYVALCDAITWLQKNRRLKKNPLHGQIAAISVGIFDGVPVLDLDYAEDSKAETDMNVVMNEAGQFIELQGTAEGHAFRRDELDALLALAEKGIREIMQAQQQALES, encoded by the coding sequence ATGAGGCCAAGCGAACGCGCACCCGACCAAATGAGAACGGTCAAATTTACCCGCAACTACACCTGCCATGCTGAAGGCTCGGTATTAGTAGAGTTTGGCAACACCAAGGTGCTGTGCACGGCTACCGTAGAAGACCGCCTACCCGGCTGGTTAAAAGGTAAAGGCCAAGGCTGGGTAACTGCTGAGTACGGCATGTTGCCGCGTGCCACAGGTTCGCGCACTGCGCGTGAGGCGACCAAAGGCAAGCAAGGTGGGCGCACCATGGAAATTCAACGCCTGATTGGACGCGCCTTACGCGCCGTGGTTGACCTTGAAGCACTGGGCGAATTCCAAATCACCATCGACTGTGACGTGATTCAAGCCGACGGCGGGACGCGCACGGCTTCAATCAGCGGTGCTTACGTCGCCTTGTGTGACGCGATTACTTGGCTGCAAAAAAACCGCCGCTTGAAGAAAAACCCATTGCACGGGCAAATCGCGGCGATTTCCGTCGGCATTTTTGACGGTGTGCCAGTGCTGGATTTGGATTACGCTGAAGATTCCAAGGCCGAAACCGACATGAACGTGGTGATGAACGAAGCCGGACAATTCATCGAATTGCAAGGCACTGCCGAGGGTCACGCCTTCCGCCGCGACGAACTCGATGCCCTGCTGGCATTAGCAGAAAAAGGCATTCGGGAAATCATGCAAGCACAACAACAGGCATTGGAATCATGA
- the rdgB gene encoding RdgB/HAM1 family non-canonical purine NTP pyrophosphatase, with protein sequence MSQRIVLASGNAGKLREFNAMLADLGIEFVRQSEFGVQDADETGLTFVENALIKARNAAQHTGMPAMADDSGIVVDALGGAPGLYSARYAGEHGDDAANNAKLLQALQDVPDAQRTARFYCCIVYLRHAEDQLPIIAEASWEGRILHSLSGANGFGYDPLFYVPTHGCSSAELPPEEKNRISHRGQALRKLHELLEKAG encoded by the coding sequence ATGAGTCAACGTATCGTATTAGCCTCCGGCAATGCCGGAAAACTGCGCGAATTCAACGCAATGCTGGCGGATTTAGGCATTGAATTTGTGCGCCAAAGCGAATTTGGGGTGCAAGATGCCGACGAAACCGGTTTAACCTTCGTCGAAAACGCCTTAATCAAAGCGCGTAACGCCGCCCAACACACCGGAATGCCAGCCATGGCAGACGATTCCGGCATTGTAGTCGATGCACTGGGTGGTGCGCCGGGGTTATATTCTGCCCGTTACGCAGGAGAACACGGCGACGATGCTGCCAATAACGCCAAACTACTACAAGCCTTGCAAGACGTGCCGGATGCGCAACGCACCGCACGTTTCTATTGCTGCATCGTTTACTTGCGCCACGCTGAAGACCAATTGCCGATCATTGCCGAAGCCAGTTGGGAAGGTCGTATTCTGCACAGCTTAAGCGGGGCAAACGGCTTTGGTTACGACCCCTTGTTTTACGTGCCTACCCACGGCTGCTCGTCCGCCGAATTACCGCCGGAAGAAAAAAACCGCATTAGCCATCGCGGGCAAGCGTTACGCAAGCTACATGAATTGCTGGAGAAAGCCGGGTGA
- the gmhB gene encoding D-glycero-beta-D-manno-heptose 1,7-bisphosphate 7-phosphatase produces MKLIILDRDGVINEDSDAFIKTVDEWIPIPGSIEAMARLYQAGYTLAIATNQSGIARGYYDVTTLNAMHAKLHDLLAQHGGKVTYIAYCPHLSSDHCTCRKPKPGMLLTIAEHFGIAPHQATVVGDSLRDWQAAAAVGAAYAQVRTGKGLHTLADGKLPADIPVFNNLAAYADSLLGTIPT; encoded by the coding sequence GTGAAACTCATCATCCTTGACCGTGACGGCGTGATTAACGAAGATTCCGATGCGTTCATTAAAACGGTGGACGAATGGATTCCTATCCCCGGCAGTATCGAAGCCATGGCACGCTTGTATCAAGCCGGTTACACCTTAGCCATTGCCACCAACCAGTCAGGCATTGCGCGGGGCTACTACGACGTGACCACCTTGAATGCCATGCACGCCAAGTTGCACGACTTACTCGCGCAACACGGTGGTAAAGTGACTTATATTGCCTATTGCCCTCACCTTAGCAGTGATCATTGCACTTGCCGCAAACCCAAACCCGGAATGCTGCTGACGATTGCCGAACACTTTGGCATAGCACCGCATCAAGCCACCGTTGTGGGCGACTCCTTACGCGATTGGCAAGCCGCAGCAGCCGTTGGCGCAGCGTATGCTCAAGTGCGCACGGGTAAAGGCTTACATACACTCGCGGATGGCAAATTACCGGCTGACATTCCCGTATTTAATAATCTAGCCGCTTACGCCGACTCACTTCTAGGAACAATACCTACATGA
- a CDS encoding lysophospholipid acyltransferase family protein produces the protein MNALNTLWLGTRAAIFWVGFAISTLLAGLLTPVAWLFPLKYHYPAATLWNCFNLWWLKVTCGVKYHIIGRENIPTDSAFIIMSNHQSTWETLAIPCIFPQQLSWVMKRELLKIPFFGWGLRLIRPIAIDRNAGKAAVKQISQQGKALLQEGISIVIFPEGTRVAPDTTVPFKIGGAILASHSGFPVVPVAHNAGLSWRRHAWIKKPGTITISIGPAFATQKLKTDAINQQAQHWIETEKQRLAPP, from the coding sequence ATGAATGCACTCAACACGCTTTGGCTAGGCACTCGTGCCGCAATCTTTTGGGTAGGCTTTGCCATCAGCACCCTACTAGCAGGCTTGTTAACCCCGGTGGCATGGCTGTTTCCGCTTAAATATCACTACCCTGCCGCCACCTTGTGGAATTGCTTTAATCTCTGGTGGTTAAAGGTAACGTGTGGCGTGAAATATCACATCATCGGACGCGAAAATATCCCAACCGATAGTGCCTTCATTATTATGTCCAATCACCAGTCGACATGGGAAACCTTAGCTATCCCCTGTATTTTCCCTCAACAATTAAGCTGGGTAATGAAGCGCGAACTATTGAAAATTCCCTTTTTTGGCTGGGGATTGCGCCTGATTCGCCCAATTGCGATTGATCGTAATGCAGGCAAGGCTGCCGTCAAGCAAATCTCCCAGCAAGGTAAAGCCTTGTTGCAAGAAGGCATCAGTATCGTCATATTCCCTGAAGGCACACGGGTAGCCCCGGATACCACTGTACCGTTTAAAATAGGTGGGGCAATCCTTGCCTCTCATTCTGGTTTTCCCGTCGTACCCGTTGCCCATAACGCGGGTCTGAGCTGGCGGCGTCATGCTTGGATCAAAAAACCCGGTACGATTACCATCAGCATCGGCCCAGCCTTTGCCACGCAAAAGCTAAAAACGGATGCCATAAACCAGCAAGCACAACACTGGATCGAGACAGAAAAACAACGTCTAGCGCCCCCCTGA
- a CDS encoding group II truncated hemoglobin, translating to MNLPTLTHYDMLGKEEGVLRLVNRFYDVMDELPEAWELRKVHPQDLQSARDKLFKFLSGWLGGPGLYEAEYGHPRLRMRHAPFPVDIQMRDQWLMCMNVALDEQVRDELFKMQLKSAFANVADHMRNRAN from the coding sequence ATGAACTTACCAACCCTAACGCATTACGACATGCTCGGCAAAGAAGAGGGTGTGCTGCGCCTCGTCAACCGCTTTTATGATGTGATGGATGAGTTACCCGAAGCCTGGGAATTGCGCAAAGTTCACCCGCAAGATTTGCAATCAGCACGTGACAAGCTATTTAAGTTTTTATCAGGATGGTTAGGTGGCCCCGGTTTGTATGAAGCTGAATACGGACATCCCCGTTTGCGAATGCGCCATGCTCCTTTTCCCGTGGACATCCAGATGCGCGATCAATGGTTAATGTGTATGAATGTCGCCTTAGATGAACAGGTAAGGGATGAACTGTTCAAGATGCAATTAAAATCTGCCTTTGCCAACGTAGCCGATCACATGCGTAACCGCGCAAATTGA
- a CDS encoding outer membrane beta-barrel protein encodes MNKYLPLVSVAILLCSNAALAGSPKAPYIGAGVGINTSVDDNDLSSTCGVGGVACREVCDTDKAINAYAGYPLSPNLGVEVGYTDMDYTARIEQEGGAVRGDQQSKALTLSAIGRKPLTQNVGVFGKVGAAYWKSEVVSTAGNADDSGVTPTLGAGVEYNFSEHFGVRGGVDHFFNMGEQSKLIESGVVGTADTGITTATVGLHYNF; translated from the coding sequence ATGAATAAATATTTACCTTTGGTAAGTGTAGCGATATTACTATGCAGCAATGCCGCATTGGCGGGTTCACCGAAAGCACCTTATATCGGTGCAGGGGTAGGGATTAATACATCCGTCGACGACAATGACCTGAGTAGCACTTGTGGTGTTGGCGGTGTCGCCTGCCGTGAAGTGTGTGATACAGATAAAGCGATCAATGCTTATGCGGGTTATCCACTTAGCCCCAATTTGGGTGTGGAAGTCGGCTATACCGATATGGACTACACCGCTCGTATCGAACAGGAAGGCGGTGCAGTGCGTGGAGACCAGCAATCTAAGGCGCTGACATTAAGCGCCATCGGTAGAAAACCGTTAACGCAAAACGTCGGTGTTTTCGGTAAAGTTGGTGCAGCTTATTGGAAAAGTGAAGTCGTGAGCACAGCAGGCAATGCCGATGACTCTGGTGTAACCCCTACGTTGGGTGCGGGCGTAGAGTATAACTTCAGCGAACACTTTGGTGTTCGTGGGGGTGTTGACCATTTCTTCAACATGGGCGAACAGTCCAAATTGATTGAATCAGGTGTTGTTGGTACGGCTGATACTGGCATTACCACAGCAACCGTTGGCCTGCACTATAATTTCTAA